Proteins from a single region of Peromyscus eremicus chromosome 9, PerEre_H2_v1, whole genome shotgun sequence:
- the Nisch gene encoding nischarin isoform X2: protein MAAAAAAALSFGPEREAEPAKEARVVGSELVDTYTVYIIQVTDGNHEWTVKHRYSDFHDLHEKLVAERKIDKALLPPKKIIGKNSRSLVEKREKDLEVYLQTLLGTFPDVAPRVLAHFLHFHFYEINGITAALAEELFEKGEQLLGAGEVFAIRPLQLYAVTEQLQQGKPTCASGDAKTDLGHILDFTCRLRYLKVAGTEGPFGTSNIQEQLLPFDLSIFKSLHQVEISHCDAKHIRGLVTSKPTLATMSVRFSATSMKEVLVPEASEFDEWEPEGTALEGPVTAVIPTWRALTTLDLSHNSISEIDDSVKLIPKIEYLDLSHNGVLVVDNLQHLYNLVHLDLSYNKLSSLEGMHTKLGNVKTLNLAGNFLESLSGLHKLYSLVNLDLRNNRIEQLEEVKSIGSLPCLERVALLNNPLSIIPDYRTKVLSQFGERASEICLDDAATTEKELDTVEVLKAIQKAKDVKSKLSNTEKKVGEDSRLPAAPCIRPSSSPPTAAPTSASLPQPILSNQGILGDE, encoded by the exons atggcggcggcggcggcggcggcactcAGCTTCGGGCCCGAGCGGGAGGCCGAGCCGGCCAAGGAGGCGCGCGTCGTGGGTTCCGAGCTCGTGGACACGTACACG GTTTATATCATACAGGTTACTGATGGCAACCACGAGTGGACAGTCAAGCATCGTTATAGTGACTTCCATGACCTACACGAAAAG CTTGTTGCAGAGAGAAAAATTGACAAAGCTCTACTTCCACCCAAAAAGATAATcggaaagaactcaagaagcttggtagagaaaagggagaaggacCTGGAGGTATACCTCCAGACTCTCCTGGGCACCTTCCCTGATGTGGCTCCCAGAGTTTTGGCCCACTTCTTGCATTTCCACTTCTAT GAAATAAACGGCATCACTGCAGCACTGGCTGAAGAGCTCTTTGAAAAAG GAGAACAGCTTCTGGGAGCCGGTGAGGTCTTTGCCATCAGGCCCTTGCAGCTCTATGCTGTCACGGAGCAGCTTCAGCAAGGAAAGCCTACTTGTGCCAGCGGTGATGCCAAGACTGACCTTGGGCACATCCTAGACTTCACCTGTCGCCTTAGGTACCTTAAG GTTGCTGGCACAGAAGGACCTTTTGGGACCAGCAACATTCAGGAGCAGCTCCTGCCCTTTGATCTTTCTATATTCAAGTCTCTTCATCAGGTGGAG ATAAGTCACTGTGATGCTAAGCACATCCGAGGGCTGGTCACCTCCAAGCCAACTTTAGCCACAATGAGCGTCAGATTCTCAGCAACCTCCATGAAG GAAGTCCTTGTTCCTGAGGCCTCCGAATTTGATGAGTGGGAGCCAGAAGGCACAGCCCTTGAAGGCCCTGTGACTGCTGTTATCCCTACATGGCGCGCGCTGACCACTCTAGATCTGAGCCACAACAGCATCTCGGAGATCGACGACTCTGTG AAACTGATCCCAAAGATTGAATACCTGGACCTGAGTCACAACGGAGTACTAGTTGTGGACAACCTACAG CACCTCTACAACCTTGTACACCTTGACCTGTCCTACAACAAGCTCTCCTCCCTGGAAGGCATGCACACGAAACTGGGCAATGTCAAAACCCTCAACTTGGCGGGCAACTTCCTAGAGAGTCTGAGCGGCCTGCACAAACTCTACTCTCTGGTTAATCTGGACCTCAGAAACAACAGGATTGAGCAG TTGGAGGAGGTCAAGAGCATAGGCAGCCTACCATGTCTGGAGCGTGTAGCCTTGCTGAACAACCCTCTGAGCATCATCCCTGACTACCGGACCAAGGTGCTCTCCCAGTTTGGAGAACGAGCCTCTGAG ATCTGTCTAGATGATGCAGCAACCACCGAGAAGGAACTGGACACTGTGGAAGTACTGAAAGCCATTCAGAAAGCCAAGGATGTCAAGTCCAAACTGAGCAACACAGAAAAGAAG GTTGGTGAGGACTCCCGACTCCCAGCTGCTCCCTGCATCAGACCCAGCAGCTCCCCACCCACTGCagctcccacctcagcctccctgcctcagcctattCTCTCCAACCAAG GCATCCTCGGAGATGAGTGA